A stretch of the Sulfurimonas sp. HSL3-1 genome encodes the following:
- a CDS encoding DUF695 domain-containing protein has product MQEIWENYMKPVDGNPATVAFNAEVADALPNDALGYVGFLKLRLNTATPEGFVVESEADMVKEIEDRLEMEALRYRVGKYVGRIVTGGEVHFVYYLKFDFEWPDVIAATMGAFTDYTYESGSRLDTEWEVYRKLLFPTDREWQLIQNHHTCDRLKAAGDNLRIRRAIEHRAFFSKHEGRERFVERISTEGFKVQADAPPEEVSPPFGVQFYRMDAPYYYDIDAVTLQIIAWAEAFEGQYDGWETSLVKQ; this is encoded by the coding sequence ATGCAGGAGATCTGGGAAAACTATATGAAACCGGTGGATGGAAACCCTGCGACCGTGGCGTTCAATGCCGAGGTGGCCGATGCGCTCCCCAACGATGCGCTGGGATACGTGGGCTTTCTCAAGCTCCGTTTGAACACGGCCACGCCCGAAGGGTTCGTCGTTGAGAGCGAAGCGGACATGGTCAAGGAGATCGAGGACCGGCTGGAGATGGAGGCGCTGCGTTACCGCGTCGGCAAATATGTCGGGCGTATTGTGACGGGGGGCGAGGTCCATTTTGTCTATTACCTCAAATTCGATTTTGAATGGCCCGACGTCATTGCCGCCACGATGGGCGCTTTCACGGATTACACCTACGAATCCGGTTCCCGGCTCGATACGGAGTGGGAGGTGTACCGCAAACTCCTTTTCCCTACGGACCGGGAGTGGCAGCTCATCCAGAACCACCACACCTGCGATCGGCTTAAAGCCGCCGGCGACAATCTCCGCATCCGGCGGGCGATCGAGCACCGGGCCTTTTTTTCAAAACATGAGGGGCGTGAGCGCTTCGTCGAGCGTATCAGTACCGAAGGCTTCAAAGTGCAGGCTGATGCTCCACCGGAGGAGGTCAGCCCGCCGTTCGGGGTTCAGTTTTACCGCATGGACGCACCGTATTACTACGATATCGATGCGGTAACGCTTCAGATCATTGCCTGGGCGGAAGCCTTCGAGGGGCAATACGACGGATGGGAAACAAGTTTGGTAAAACAGTGA
- the hypA gene encoding hydrogenase maturation nickel metallochaperone HypA translates to MHEYSVVQALLEQVEKHAAEHEAERVTKVIVKIGVMSGVEPHLLEIAFNTFKERTVCDGADFVMDIQPVTLTCRQCGSRSELEKVWYRCPACESLEVDVVDGEEMYLMSLEME, encoded by the coding sequence ATGCATGAGTATTCCGTTGTACAGGCTTTATTGGAACAGGTGGAGAAGCACGCTGCGGAGCATGAGGCGGAGCGTGTGACGAAGGTGATCGTCAAAATCGGGGTCATGAGCGGCGTGGAGCCGCATCTGCTCGAGATCGCCTTCAACACGTTCAAGGAGCGGACCGTCTGCGACGGGGCAGATTTCGTGATGGACATTCAGCCCGTCACCTTGACCTGCCGCCAATGCGGGAGCCGAAGCGAGCTGGAGAAGGTCTGGTACCGCTGCCCTGCATGCGAAAGTCTGGAAGTCGACGTCGTTGACGGCGAAGAGATGTATCTGATGAGTTTGGAAATGGAGTAG
- the hypE gene encoding hydrogenase expression/formation protein HypE, whose amino-acid sequence MKQVQLSHGGGGEETNKLIHDLFYRHFKNDILIKAEDAAVLQTQGKIAFTTDSFTVSPLFFEGGDIGKLAVAGTVNDLSMMGAKPLYLSSAFMIEEGFAFEELERIVESMAKELEKSGAKIVCGDTKVVPRGSVDKLFINTAGIGAVMREGISSQAIKEGDVIIASRDIGRHGATVLMAREGLEVSADLGSDCETLWPAVEALLAENISVSALRDATRGGLAAVLNEWAENSDVCLEIEEAAIKVSDEVQGICEMFGFEATDLANEGTFVAAVAPMHAAFAVSALQRFGFCRDAAVIGRATTQYPGKVVLHSAFGSRRFLDLPKGELLPRIC is encoded by the coding sequence ATGAAACAGGTACAACTCAGCCACGGCGGGGGCGGCGAAGAGACGAACAAGCTCATCCACGACCTGTTCTACCGCCATTTCAAAAACGACATCCTCATCAAGGCCGAGGATGCGGCGGTGCTGCAGACGCAGGGGAAGATCGCGTTCACGACGGACAGCTTTACGGTCAGCCCGCTCTTTTTCGAGGGGGGTGACATCGGGAAGCTGGCGGTCGCCGGCACCGTCAACGACCTCTCTATGATGGGCGCGAAGCCGCTCTATCTCAGTTCGGCCTTTATGATCGAAGAGGGCTTCGCATTCGAGGAGCTGGAACGCATTGTTGAAAGTATGGCCAAGGAGCTGGAAAAGTCCGGGGCGAAGATCGTCTGCGGAGATACCAAGGTCGTGCCCCGGGGAAGCGTCGACAAACTCTTTATCAATACGGCGGGTATCGGCGCGGTCATGCGTGAGGGGATCTCCTCTCAGGCGATCAAAGAGGGCGACGTGATCATCGCATCGCGCGATATCGGACGCCACGGGGCGACGGTGCTGATGGCCCGTGAGGGGCTGGAGGTCAGCGCCGATCTCGGCAGCGACTGCGAAACGCTCTGGCCCGCCGTCGAGGCGCTGCTGGCGGAAAACATCTCCGTCAGTGCCCTACGCGACGCGACCCGGGGCGGTTTGGCCGCCGTCTTGAACGAATGGGCGGAAAACAGCGACGTCTGCCTGGAGATCGAGGAGGCCGCGATCAAGGTCAGCGATGAGGTGCAGGGGATCTGTGAAATGTTCGGGTTCGAAGCGACGGACCTGGCCAACGAGGGGACCTTCGTTGCCGCCGTCGCGCCGATGCACGCGGCCTTTGCCGTGAGCGCACTGCAGCGGTTCGGGTTCTGCCGCGACGCGGCGGTGATCGGCCGGGCGACGACGCAGTACCCGGGCAAGGTGGTGCTGCACTCCGCGTTCGGCAGCCGCCGTTTCCTCGATCTCCCTAAGGGCGAACTGTTGCCGAGGATCTGTTAG
- the hypD gene encoding hydrogenase formation protein HypD — MSELKLKDLYDGFRDPATIRMLAAQIGEEAKALHEPLRIMEVCGGHTHTIMKYGLPQLLPDNIDFIHGPGCPVCIMPKERIDHAIALARMEDTILVTLGDMIRVPGSQSSLAAERAAGRDIRPLYTPMDALKIAKENPDKRVVFFAIGFETTTPMTAALLHAVVTQKVDNLYFHINHVLVPPAIDAIMSDGQAKINAFIGPSHVSVITGAKIYAPLPQKYGTPVVVCGFEPVDVMQGILMAVRQQKEGRAELEIEYSRSVTMEGNVKAQQLIDMYLQPRSHFRWRGIGDIPDSALELRDEFAYLDAEKVFAEVLPTEPIDDHKLCICGTILKGLAKPMECKVFGTACTPNSPLGSCMVSSEGACNAYYRYAGVLG, encoded by the coding sequence ATGAGCGAACTGAAACTCAAAGACCTTTACGACGGGTTCAGAGACCCCGCCACAATCCGGATGCTGGCCGCACAGATCGGGGAGGAGGCGAAAGCGCTGCACGAACCGCTGCGGATCATGGAAGTGTGCGGGGGCCATACGCATACGATTATGAAATACGGTCTGCCGCAGCTGCTGCCGGACAACATCGACTTTATTCACGGCCCCGGCTGCCCGGTCTGTATCATGCCCAAAGAGCGGATTGACCACGCCATCGCGCTGGCACGGATGGAGGATACGATCCTGGTGACCCTGGGCGATATGATCCGCGTGCCGGGATCGCAGAGCTCCCTGGCCGCCGAACGGGCTGCGGGGCGTGATATCCGGCCGCTCTATACGCCGATGGACGCGCTCAAGATCGCCAAGGAAAACCCTGACAAGCGGGTGGTCTTTTTTGCGATCGGGTTTGAGACGACGACGCCGATGACGGCAGCGCTGCTGCACGCGGTAGTTACCCAGAAGGTCGACAACCTCTATTTCCATATCAACCATGTGCTCGTGCCGCCGGCGATCGACGCGATCATGAGCGACGGCCAGGCGAAGATCAACGCCTTTATCGGGCCTTCGCACGTCAGCGTCATCACCGGGGCGAAGATCTACGCGCCGCTGCCTCAGAAGTACGGCACCCCTGTCGTCGTATGCGGTTTCGAACCCGTCGATGTGATGCAGGGGATCCTGATGGCTGTACGGCAGCAGAAAGAGGGGCGCGCCGAACTGGAGATCGAATACTCCCGTTCGGTGACGATGGAAGGCAACGTTAAAGCCCAGCAGCTCATTGACATGTATCTGCAGCCGCGCAGCCATTTCCGCTGGCGCGGGATCGGGGATATTCCCGACAGCGCTCTGGAGCTTCGGGACGAATTTGCGTATCTCGATGCGGAAAAAGTGTTCGCAGAGGTGCTGCCGACGGAACCCATCGACGACCATAAACTCTGCATCTGCGGCACGATCCTCAAGGGGCTCGCGAAGCCGATGGAGTGCAAGGTCTTTGGAACGGCCTGTACCCCGAACAGCCCTTTGGGCAGCTGCATGGTCAGTTCGGAAGGGGCGTGCAACGCCTACTACCGCTATGCGGGGGTGCTCGGATGA
- a CDS encoding HypC/HybG/HupF family hydrogenase formation chaperone: MCLSIPSKVVSVDREKNSAVVDTMGVKREAGLDLMEEGSVNIDDYVLIHIGFVMNKIDEEDALESLKVYHEILAKMDEEERSRVVLEDDNCENRGAP; the protein is encoded by the coding sequence ATGTGTCTCTCTATCCCTTCAAAGGTCGTTTCCGTCGACCGTGAGAAAAACAGTGCCGTGGTCGATACAATGGGTGTCAAGCGCGAAGCGGGGCTGGACCTGATGGAAGAGGGCAGCGTCAACATAGATGATTATGTCCTGATCCATATCGGTTTCGTGATGAACAAGATCGATGAGGAGGACGCGCTCGAATCACTCAAGGTCTACCACGAGATCCTGGCGAAGATGGACGAAGAAGAGCGCTCGCGTGTCGTCCTGGAGGATGACAACTGCGAGAACAGGGGTGCACCATGA
- the hypB gene encoding hydrogenase nickel incorporation protein HypB, with protein MCKDCGCSVTEHSHGHHHDHEHDHDHHGHSHAHQAAHETLHHNPQLNDKKTIDVITKILDKNDHEAGHNRAHFDDHGVLSINLMSSPGSGKTTLLEQMAERAPFRFGVIEGDLETSRDAERIKAKGVPAYQIQTGSACHLDAFMVHEGLHDMPLDDLDVCFIENVGNLVCPASYDVGSHLNIVLVSVPEGSDKIEKYPVMFRQADLVLITKTDLLPYFDYDIEHEKAEARKIKPGVDILEVSIKDEASVQRVIEWIEFKRRMRS; from the coding sequence ATGTGTAAAGATTGCGGCTGCAGTGTGACGGAACATTCACACGGACACCATCATGATCATGAGCACGATCATGACCACCACGGGCATTCGCATGCCCATCAGGCGGCGCACGAGACGCTGCACCATAATCCGCAGCTTAATGACAAGAAGACGATCGATGTGATTACAAAGATCCTGGACAAGAACGATCACGAAGCGGGCCATAACCGTGCCCACTTCGACGACCACGGGGTGCTCTCCATCAACCTGATGAGCAGTCCGGGCAGCGGGAAGACGACCCTGCTGGAGCAGATGGCGGAACGTGCCCCTTTCCGCTTCGGCGTGATCGAGGGGGACCTGGAAACGAGCCGGGATGCCGAGCGCATCAAGGCTAAGGGGGTACCTGCCTACCAGATCCAGACGGGCAGCGCCTGCCACCTCGATGCGTTCATGGTGCACGAGGGGCTGCACGACATGCCGCTTGATGACCTGGATGTCTGTTTTATCGAGAACGTCGGCAACCTCGTTTGTCCGGCCAGTTATGACGTCGGTTCCCACCTGAACATCGTACTCGTTTCCGTGCCCGAAGGGAGCGACAAGATTGAAAAGTATCCTGTCATGTTCCGGCAGGCGGACCTGGTGCTGATCACGAAAACCGACCTGCTTCCCTATTTTGACTACGACATCGAACATGAAAAGGCGGAGGCGCGCAAGATCAAACCGGGCGTCGATATCCTGGAGGTCAGCATCAAAGACGAAGCGTCCGTGCAGCGCGTTATCGAGTGGATCGAGTTCAAACGCAGGATGAGGAGCTAA
- a CDS encoding hydrogenase maturation protease — MIQATTAVLGVGNILENDDGIAVYAAAYLDANYRFEPSVRIINGGVEGINLLDVFIEHERVLILDAIDIDDDAGSIYHIPASELTGYGLGNGGAHEVGVIQCLDMLELMGRPQPESSVLGIVPERVEVRIGLSPSLTAAFERYVESALKILQTAGIDVQRREPASSLAEVIEAFQASGVS, encoded by the coding sequence ATGATTCAAGCGACCACCGCCGTCCTGGGGGTCGGCAACATTCTCGAAAATGACGACGGCATCGCCGTCTACGCCGCGGCCTACCTCGATGCCAACTACCGCTTTGAGCCTTCAGTACGCATCATCAACGGCGGGGTCGAGGGGATCAATCTCCTCGACGTCTTTATCGAGCACGAACGGGTGCTGATCCTCGACGCGATCGACATCGACGACGACGCGGGGAGCATCTATCATATCCCGGCGTCCGAGCTCACCGGTTACGGTCTGGGAAACGGGGGCGCGCATGAAGTGGGGGTGATCCAGTGCCTTGACATGCTGGAGCTGATGGGGAGGCCGCAGCCCGAATCGAGTGTACTGGGAATCGTGCCCGAACGCGTGGAAGTGCGCATCGGGCTTTCACCCTCCCTCACCGCCGCGTTCGAACGCTATGTCGAGAGCGCACTGAAAATTTTGCAAACCGCCGGCATTGACGTGCAGCGGCGCGAACCCGCCAGCTCCCTCGCGGAGGTTATCGAAGCCTTCCAGGCCTCCGGCGTCTCCTAG
- a CDS encoding hydrogenase maturation protease, with product MNRIALIGSGNAFFKDEGIGLYAAKYLKENYTFEPGVDIVDGGTLGFGLMPLLQEYDEVLIVNTASDEDVPAGTVTVRDCDTFLEGSLIKKTANEVEIAEMLQICSLTGNMAETSVISIVPDDIISVEVGLSAPLRAAWERYIETITARLAHAGVVCTKRSDDGVTLETILETFAAPSVALGRGF from the coding sequence ATGAACCGTATCGCACTGATCGGATCGGGAAACGCGTTTTTCAAGGATGAGGGAATCGGGCTTTACGCGGCCAAATACCTCAAAGAGAACTACACCTTCGAACCGGGCGTCGATATCGTCGACGGCGGGACGCTCGGGTTTGGGCTGATGCCGCTGCTGCAGGAGTATGACGAGGTGCTGATCGTCAATACGGCTTCGGACGAGGATGTGCCCGCCGGCACGGTGACCGTGCGCGACTGCGATACCTTTTTGGAGGGATCGCTCATCAAAAAAACGGCCAACGAGGTGGAAATAGCGGAGATGCTGCAGATCTGTTCGCTGACGGGTAATATGGCCGAAACCTCTGTCATCAGCATCGTGCCCGACGACATCATCTCCGTCGAAGTCGGGCTCTCCGCGCCATTGCGCGCCGCCTGGGAGCGCTACATTGAAACGATAACGGCGCGTTTGGCCCACGCCGGCGTCGTCTGCACAAAGCGATCGGACGACGGCGTGACCCTGGAGACGATCCTTGAGACCTTCGCCGCCCCCAGCGTCGCCCTGGGGCGGGGCTTCTAG
- the hypF gene encoding carbamoyltransferase HypF — translation MSAASTSKRLRFRIRGIVQGVGFRPFVYQLAVREGVGGHVLNDGDGVEVEVEGPPASLEAFERALTASPPPLARIDEVHRDVLAPLGETAFAIRGSESSAAKTMVSPDMAVCDACAAELFDPANRRYRYPLINCTDCGPRYSIIRALPYDRPQTSMAPFAMCPQCAHEYNDPANRRYHAQPISCYECGPHLALTDPSGAAIGTEHESIDRAAALLADGQIVAVKGLGGFHLMCDATNGAAVARLRERKRRPSKPLAVMFPSLEMIREAAALSDAEERLILSNTRPIVVVRKKAALAFGEPIAPGIDRIGVFLPYTPLHLLLMDRLQQPVVATSANISEEPILTDAVQVREKLGSVVDAVLDVDREIVNACDDSVVTVAGSRTLMLRMARGYAPRSLPLSFEAPGRILAVGANQKSTIALGFDKNIVLSPHIGDLVSVDAFEYFERTLETFKRFYAFEPDIVVCDLHPGYETTKWAEAFHAAHPGTALVRVQHHYAHALACMAEYGLDEPVLAFCFDGTGYGSDGTLWGGEVLLADPQRFERAYHFRPFRLLGGEQAVREPRRVALSLLFECYSLEDVLAMAHPTVGSFTPEEIRTLHTIWQRGLNAPESSSVGRLFDAVASLTGCAQTLGYEGESGMRLEAAAGTVLPGEFAFAVEEGVIDWEPLLRQTLEAPARAAAGLHAALTGVITEIAQRHPGMPVMLSGGVFQNRTLMAMACDALEELGIRYYVQRDTPVNDGGVALGQLYHALYRQGGKE, via the coding sequence TTGTCGGCTGCGTCTACCTCTAAACGCCTTCGGTTCCGAATCCGCGGCATCGTCCAGGGTGTCGGTTTCCGCCCCTTCGTTTACCAGCTCGCCGTCCGAGAAGGGGTGGGAGGCCATGTGCTCAACGACGGCGACGGCGTTGAAGTCGAGGTGGAAGGTCCCCCGGCGTCCCTGGAGGCGTTCGAGAGGGCTTTGACGGCATCCCCGCCGCCGCTGGCGCGGATCGATGAGGTGCATCGCGACGTCCTGGCTCCTCTCGGCGAAACGGCCTTTGCTATCCGGGGCTCCGAGAGCAGTGCGGCAAAAACGATGGTCTCGCCGGACATGGCCGTGTGCGATGCCTGCGCCGCCGAGCTTTTCGACCCCGCGAACCGCCGTTACCGCTACCCGCTGATCAACTGCACCGACTGCGGTCCGCGCTACAGCATCATCCGCGCACTTCCCTATGACCGGCCGCAGACCTCGATGGCCCCTTTTGCCATGTGCCCGCAGTGCGCGCACGAGTATAACGACCCGGCTAACAGGCGTTATCACGCCCAGCCGATCAGCTGTTATGAGTGCGGCCCGCACCTTGCCCTGACCGATCCCTCGGGTGCGGCGATCGGGACGGAGCACGAGAGCATCGACAGGGCAGCGGCGCTGCTTGCCGACGGCCAGATCGTCGCGGTCAAAGGGCTGGGGGGCTTTCACCTGATGTGCGATGCGACGAACGGCGCCGCCGTGGCGCGCCTGCGCGAGCGCAAAAGGCGCCCGAGCAAACCGCTGGCCGTGATGTTCCCCTCCCTGGAGATGATCCGGGAGGCCGCGGCGCTGAGCGACGCGGAGGAGCGGCTCATCCTCTCTAACACACGTCCTATTGTCGTCGTGCGGAAAAAAGCGGCGCTTGCTTTTGGGGAGCCGATTGCCCCGGGCATCGACCGCATCGGCGTCTTTCTGCCCTATACGCCGCTGCACCTGCTCCTGATGGACCGATTGCAGCAGCCCGTCGTCGCCACAAGCGCCAATATCAGCGAGGAGCCCATTCTCACCGACGCGGTACAGGTGCGGGAGAAACTGGGCAGTGTCGTCGACGCGGTGCTGGACGTCGACCGGGAGATCGTCAACGCCTGCGACGACAGCGTCGTGACCGTGGCCGGCTCCCGCACGCTGATGTTGCGGATGGCGCGGGGGTATGCCCCCAGAAGCCTGCCGCTGTCTTTTGAAGCACCGGGCAGGATCCTTGCCGTCGGAGCCAATCAGAAGAGTACGATCGCGCTGGGATTCGATAAAAACATCGTGCTCTCACCGCACATCGGGGACCTCGTCTCCGTCGACGCCTTTGAGTATTTTGAGCGCACCCTCGAAACGTTCAAACGTTTTTACGCCTTCGAACCCGATATCGTCGTCTGCGACCTGCACCCGGGGTATGAAACGACCAAGTGGGCGGAAGCGTTCCACGCGGCGCATCCCGGCACGGCGCTTGTGCGGGTGCAGCACCATTATGCCCACGCGCTGGCCTGCATGGCCGAATACGGGCTGGATGAGCCGGTGCTGGCGTTCTGTTTCGATGGCACCGGATACGGGAGCGACGGGACGCTCTGGGGCGGCGAGGTGCTTCTGGCCGATCCGCAGCGTTTTGAACGGGCATACCACTTCCGCCCCTTCCGGCTGCTCGGCGGGGAACAGGCCGTGCGGGAGCCGAGACGGGTGGCGTTATCGCTGTTATTCGAGTGTTATAGCCTTGAGGACGTGCTTGCGATGGCGCATCCGACCGTCGGGAGTTTCACACCCGAGGAGATCAGGACGCTTCATACCATATGGCAGCGCGGCCTGAATGCTCCAGAAAGCAGCTCCGTCGGCCGCCTTTTTGATGCCGTGGCGTCACTAACGGGGTGCGCGCAGACCCTCGGCTACGAGGGCGAAAGCGGAATGCGGCTGGAAGCGGCGGCCGGGACGGTGCTGCCCGGGGAATTTGCCTTCGCCGTGGAAGAGGGGGTGATCGACTGGGAGCCGCTGCTGCGGCAGACACTTGAAGCCCCCGCCCGGGCGGCGGCGGGACTGCACGCGGCGCTCACCGGAGTGATCACTGAGATTGCGCAGCGCCATCCCGGCATGCCGGTGATGCTCAGCGGGGGCGTTTTTCAAAACCGGACACTGATGGCCATGGCCTGCGACGCCTTGGAAGAGCTCGGGATCCGCTATTATGTCCAGCGCGATACGCCCGTCAACGACGGTGGCGTCGCCCTGGGGCAGCTTTACCATGCACTGTACCGACAAGGAGGGAAGGAATGA
- a CDS encoding cytochrome b/b6 domain-containing protein yields the protein MKSERKQVKRMTGAMRIIHWANAISMVAAVITGLYIGHPYYQTLIADGAVDKYVMAWNRWGHFIVAIIFDVTSIVVAYLYFFSRFEKPYKKLIPTGKNIAEFGEVLLNLVTLNRRKKFDSTHSDSFNTVYFTIFHLLLIWMLFTGLQLYVHGLESGQSSIGAWWPALLHLATDWTIPVTGGTLMDVRISHHESMWLILTWVAFHIYYQIWRTIFWKEGDIAIVFGGSKFAKEQES from the coding sequence ATGAAATCCGAACGTAAACAGGTTAAGCGGATGACGGGCGCCATGCGCATCATCCACTGGGCCAACGCGATTTCGATGGTGGCTGCCGTGATCACCGGGCTCTACATAGGGCACCCGTACTACCAGACGCTTATCGCCGACGGTGCGGTGGACAAATACGTGATGGCGTGGAACCGGTGGGGGCACTTTATCGTGGCGATCATCTTTGACGTCACCTCCATCGTCGTCGCCTATCTCTATTTTTTCAGCCGTTTCGAGAAGCCGTACAAGAAGCTTATTCCCACCGGCAAAAACATTGCCGAGTTTGGCGAGGTGCTTTTGAACCTCGTCACGCTCAACCGGCGCAAGAAGTTTGATTCGACGCACAGCGACAGTTTCAACACGGTCTATTTTACGATTTTCCACTTGCTCCTGATCTGGATGCTCTTTACCGGGCTGCAGCTCTATGTTCACGGACTGGAGTCCGGCCAGAGTTCGATCGGGGCGTGGTGGCCGGCGCTGCTGCACCTTGCCACCGACTGGACCATCCCGGTAACGGGCGGAACGCTGATGGATGTGCGCATTTCGCACCATGAATCGATGTGGCTCATCCTTACCTGGGTCGCTTTCCATATCTACTACCAGATATGGCGGACGATCTTCTGGAAAGAGGGGGATATCGCCATTGTCTTCGGCGGCAGCAAGTTCGCCAAAGAGCAGGAATCCTAA
- a CDS encoding nickel-dependent hydrogenase large subunit yields the protein MSKRHIVVDPITRIEGHLRIEAVIDENNTIVDAYSSSTMFRGIETILQGRDPRDCGLLAMRICGVCTGTHYQRSIEAVEDAFDITIPKNARIVRNLIQGSLYVHDHLVHFYHLHALDFVDVVSALSADPDKTAEEARKWAAVAGVSPYTDGPSEFKAIQERVAKFVKQGRLGIFGNGYWGNKHYKLTPEQNLIGVAHYLQALDIQRDMAKMQAIFGGKNPHPQSIVVGGVTCVQDIENPARIALFKQLLTDTNKFIKQAYLPDVYMAGTMYADEATDSKATFTELIGGKGVGGTGGGLLNYMSYGDFRLDDTGFYNAKTLFPSGIVYGGDLSKVEPVDHEKIAEDVTHSWYEGSEPLHPYNGQTIPKYTGLDKRDDGIAYLKTGEKYSWIKTPMYNDTRVEVGPLARMIVGVASKDERITKYVTNFLKRGNLPVSVLFSTVGRTAGRAIETELMADALVEWVDELAANAAAGDLRTWTEFDFDKVSVKTKGMGLAEAPRGSLGHWVRVEDGKVANYQAVVPSTWNAGPRDYKGRMGAYEASLIGTKVADPEQPLEIIRTIHSFDPCIACAVHVVDTKGKSLGVYKLDSQCSI from the coding sequence ATGAGCAAGAGACATATTGTAGTCGACCCGATTACGCGGATCGAAGGACACCTGCGTATCGAGGCGGTGATTGATGAAAACAACACCATCGTGGATGCCTACAGCTCCTCGACAATGTTCCGGGGGATCGAAACGATCCTTCAGGGGCGCGATCCGCGGGACTGCGGGTTGCTGGCCATGCGTATCTGCGGTGTCTGTACCGGGACGCATTATCAGCGTTCCATCGAGGCCGTCGAGGATGCTTTTGACATTACGATTCCGAAAAATGCACGGATCGTACGTAACCTGATCCAGGGGTCACTGTATGTGCATGACCACCTTGTGCACTTTTACCACCTGCATGCACTGGACTTTGTCGACGTCGTTTCCGCACTGTCGGCCGATCCCGACAAAACGGCGGAAGAGGCACGCAAATGGGCCGCTGTCGCAGGCGTTTCACCGTACACGGACGGCCCGAGCGAGTTCAAAGCGATCCAGGAACGTGTCGCGAAGTTCGTCAAACAGGGCCGGCTGGGGATCTTCGGCAACGGCTACTGGGGGAACAAACATTACAAGCTCACGCCGGAACAGAACCTGATCGGGGTAGCGCACTACCTCCAGGCCCTGGATATTCAGCGTGATATGGCGAAGATGCAGGCGATCTTCGGCGGGAAGAACCCACACCCGCAATCCATCGTCGTCGGCGGCGTCACCTGTGTCCAGGATATTGAGAATCCGGCGCGCATTGCGCTGTTCAAACAGCTGCTGACCGACACGAACAAATTTATCAAGCAGGCCTATCTGCCTGACGTTTACATGGCGGGGACGATGTACGCAGACGAAGCGACGGACTCCAAAGCGACGTTTACGGAACTCATCGGCGGCAAAGGCGTCGGCGGGACCGGCGGCGGTCTGCTCAACTACATGAGCTACGGCGACTTCCGCCTGGACGATACCGGGTTCTACAATGCGAAAACCCTCTTCCCGAGCGGTATTGTCTACGGGGGCGACCTGAGCAAGGTCGAGCCGGTCGACCATGAGAAGATCGCTGAAGACGTCACGCACTCCTGGTACGAGGGGAGCGAACCGCTGCACCCGTACAACGGGCAGACGATCCCGAAATATACGGGCCTCGATAAGCGTGATGACGGCATCGCCTACCTGAAGACAGGGGAAAAGTACAGCTGGATCAAGACGCCGATGTACAACGATACCCGCGTCGAGGTCGGGCCGCTGGCACGGATGATCGTCGGGGTGGCGAGCAAGGACGAGCGGATCACGAAGTACGTGACGAACTTCCTCAAGCGCGGCAACCTGCCGGTATCGGTACTGTTCAGTACCGTCGGCCGTACGGCGGGCCGTGCCATTGAGACTGAACTGATGGCGGATGCGCTGGTGGAGTGGGTCGACGAGCTTGCCGCCAACGCGGCGGCCGGCGACCTGCGCACCTGGACGGAGTTTGACTTCGACAAGGTGAGTGTGAAAACCAAGGGGATGGGCCTGGCCGAAGCGCCGCGCGGATCCCTGGGACACTGGGTCCGCGTTGAGGACGGGAAGGTAGCCAACTATCAGGCCGTCGTCCCTTCCACCTGGAACGCGGGTCCGCGGGACTATAAAGGACGGATGGGCGCTTACGAGGCGAGCCTGATCGGGACCAAGGTCGCCGATCCGGAACAGCCGCTGGAGATCATCCGGACCATTCACAGTTTTGACCCCTGTATCGCCTGTGCCGTGCACGTCGTCGATACCAAGGGCAAATCGCTGGGTGTTTACAAGCTCGACAGCCAGTGCAGTATCTAA